TAAAACCTCAGTCCCCAGGTACTAGGATCTTTATCTGCTCTGGCTTTGACTACCATCCCTCCCACCTTTCTCTTCTGccggtttgttttgtttgttttgtttgtttgtttaagataCAAGGAGGATGGGTTTCATTTTTATCTAACTTTCGTTGGGCACTGTAGGCCAGGCTCTGTCCTAAGCACTGGTCTGTAGTAGAGAAGCAAACCAATGAATGTCTGGCTGACATCCCTTTGATAGGTTTGCACAGTGTCTTCCGCTTAGAAAGTACAAAGATTCAGTGATTACAGGTACTTTATTTGGTGGTGATTtcagtttggtttttttgtttcatttcagttcatagACAGCATGAAGCCAAAACTTGCTCCACTTCATGAAGGTGGAGCAGCAGAACTCCTGAACAAGGTAATGTTGCCATCACTTTGAGAAATGGGAACTCTAAGGATGTATGCTGGCTGCCTGCATAGCTCTAGGTGGAGACTGGGGTGGAAGGTCCGGCTTCTGTCCACTGAGGGTAATTAGTCTGTCAAAAGTAGTTGTCCTTAATGGTACTTAGTAAGaggtttataaaaaataattaccaATATACAGCTATTTGTCATGACTCTTGTGTTTTCAACATTATGCTAGATGTTgttacataaaaagaaaagtaataccTGGCCTTTTGCCCTCAAAACCTTCCGGTCTCATTGGGAAGGGATAACTAACATTCTAGAAATGGAGGAGGAGACTGCTAACCCCTGTGCCACAGGGCGGCAGAGAAGACACAGTGCCATGTGGATGAGAGTGGCGGAGGACTGGCTCTTGGGTACGGTGGTACCCAGGCTGGGCTGGAAGGCGAAGATACAGTGAATTGTCAGGAGAGAAGGGCCAGGCGGGGACAGAGTGGGCAGCAGTCCAAGGCAGAGCGGAGGCTGGCATGCCTTGGAGCAGAGTGCAGACTCTCTGCTGGGCAGCGATGTGTGCTGGGGCATGATGAGACTGCATGGACAGGTGACGTTCGTGGTGGGGCTGCTAACGAGCGAGGGCCTTGGGCCTCCACTCATAGACACCGTTTAGGGGCAGGACACAGGGTGTGGATTGGTGGTGGTTGTGTTTTGAGGATAAGTGGCAAGTGCCATGCTGTGTAGGCCAAGAACAGACCAAGAGTCTCAGGATCAGCTGGGTGAGAGATGGCAGAGAGGGGACTTTGGGAAAAGGCTGAGAATAGAGGGCTGAAAAAAGTCTGAGAGACTGTGAAGGAAGGAACTAGAAGTCTTAGAGCCAGAGATGACTCATAGATGTTGAGGCTGGTGGGCTGGGTAAAACTGGGATGTTACCAGTAGCCAGGGCATGCAGACTCTGGAGTTtctgtgtaatttaaaaattaaatgtatgagTGAAACAAGTAACTTCAAGGATGAAAAGTACTCTGGCTAACATAGTAAAACTTGAATTTActcacaaaggaaattataagacTTCAAGAAGAGAATGAGAGATTGAAGTCAAGACTGAAGACCATTGAATCACAGGTAACTGAGAAATACTTAAAAGAAAAGTATTGAAAGCATTACTTACAGACTAAATATTGAATGTTTCCTGTTTACTCTTGATTTTAGGCAACAAATGCGTTGGATGAGAAATCAAAGCTGGAAAGAGCACTGCAGGATTTACAGCTTGAGCAGGGGAATCAGAAGGTGAAATCAGTCTCAGCTTTCTCACATTTTCCAGCTAGAATCAAGTTATAAGCTTACATGAGGTCTTAGTTACTATTATGCCCCACCACCGGCCACTCCCTGAGGCGGAGGCCACCACCGTTGTCCTGCATCGAGACAGACTTGCCCAGGAAAGGCCACGTGAGCGCCTGCTGAGGGCAGTGGGGGCACATCCATGGCTCACGTGCTTCACGGTCCCAGAGCCCATGGGCATCTAagatttgcttaatttttttaagttcttttcctttcagtttccCATTGCAATTCCaatgggaaagagagaagaatggaagagTTCTTAGTTAATTGGATTTGTtattgtggtttagtcgctaagtcctgtccgaggCTTTGCaagtccatagactgtagcccaccaggctcctctgtccatgggatttcccaggcaagaatactggagtgggttgccatttcctcctccaggggatcttcccgacccagggatcaaaccccaggtctcctgcattgacagacgggttctttaccactgcaccacaagGGTTTTGAATTTGGGTTTTATTACACAGAACTTATTTCTACTTAAATTTCCCTTCAGGAGTatgataaaatgaatttattagtTGTGCATCTTCAGATCCATCTGTATCTAGCAGGGCTTGTGTAAAATAGTGAAATTCAGTGTTAAAGTTCTCCAGGTTTGTCTGAGTGGAGTGACCGAGCCCGGCTCCACCCTGGTAGTCATCGTGGGCACCGTTCTGCCTCATGTGGCCTTTGCATCGAGATGAGATGCTGTGGTAGGACCCCGTCAGCGGGGCTGTTTGACcgaatcttcattgcagcactgacTTTCCTCGTGGGCTTAGTGCCATTGTAAATGTCTACTAAACAATCCCTAAACTTGCTTCATTAGATGTTGGTTACCCTTTTTCTGTGGAGAATGTCAAACATGTAAGAATAGAGAGACTAGTGTAATGTAACCCAGGTACTCATCACTCAgctttaccactcagtcaccaaGGCATGGCCAGCCTGTTTCATGTTAACCTccactttcttctcttctcccccGTGGTTTTTTGAAACAAATTTCAGACATTACATTATTTCATCTGTAGatagttctttaaaataaaaggatacTTCTTACATGGCTAAAATGTAAGgaaatatatatgattttcaaTCATTATATACCAAGGACCATAAATTTATAAAACAGCTGAATACTCTGGAACAGTTGTGTAATTTCTCAAAAGTAAAACAGTTGCATTTTTGTATGATAAATTTGTTTTACAAGCCATTGAAGACTTTGCTCCAATCTTACTTTTTAAGATTTGGCAAAAGGAAAATGCATACAGAGACAGAGATACagtgaaataaaatctttttcaagaccaggttttaaaaataaggaatttttcttttgttgatactAGTGCTTCATCTTCATAGTTAGCAATTATAGACCATTTTCCTGTCTTATTAATATTGCTCTTCTTTACATAAAAAACTGTATCTGGTAAAAAGCATGATCTAAGTAGAGAGAAGATCCAGCTGCTTATATTACACAGGCAAAGTGTACGAATATGTTTATATCAAATTAAGATAAAAAACTTAGTCTTATAAATGTAGCAAGCTATGTACTCAGTAAGCATTAATTAGGCTCCCATAATACTGTGAAACATGtctattacatttttaatataaattgattaattttattatGTTTCCATCTGTATCACTCAGAATTCTTCACCAGGAGTTTTTTGACCGTGCTGTGTCTTCACTGAGgcgcgggcttttctctaattgcggcGAGTCAGAGCTgctcttgttgtggagcttgggcttctcatcgcagtggcttctcttgttgtggagcttgggctctagggcatgtgggcgcagtagttgcagctcccgggctctagaatTGTGGTGTACGGACTTAGTTGCTCGGTTACGTGTGGGATCTTCTAGGTCatggatcgaacccctgtctcttgcatcggcaggcggattctgaaccactgagcccccagggaagcccctcaccaGGGTGTCTTCTACCTTGACTTTTCAGTAATGAAACCTGCTTGCCACCCCAACTGTGGGAAACACAGCCTTGTCCAGTTTAGGATCTCACCTCTCTTGTTCTTCTTTTGGAATCCCAACAGCTCATAAATCATATTTGACATACTTGGAAATCAGTGACCGCtgggtgactgtgtgtgtgtgcaggacaCCATGCACTGGGTGCCGAGTGACCCTCAGGACTGCAGCGGCGAGGGAAGCTGGCGTGTGTATGCAACACACGGCCTCCTCTCTTTCCATCGATGAGGTGTTGAATCTAAAGCTGTTACTATTTAGGATGTCAGCCTGAAATTATGTGGATGTGCATATTTTTCATAGGATTTTATAAAGGCCCAAGACTTGAGTGACTTGGGAAACACAGTTGCTGCTTTAAAGAGTGAGTTTCAGAAGACACTTAATGACCAGACAGAAAACCAGAAATCCCTGGAGGAGAATCTAGCAACGGCCAAGCATGACCTACTCAGGGTGCAAGAGCAGCTGAGCATGGCTGAAAAGGTCAGGTTTGTCCGTCCACATCCCATTAAGTGATGAGTGCAGTGTAACTAAGGGAAATGTGAACAACTGcagattcactttattttttctcaagATACTAGGCACTTTGTGTTCTAAAAGATTTACCACTTTTGGTAAAAAGATTGTTCTTTGACACTTGAATATCTGTAGTAATAAAAAGCCTGTACTCCTTCCTGTTGTATGCCTACACCCACCACCCTGCACCCCCATGTTGCTTTTCCTAATCATGCCATTTATAGTCTGGCAGAGGAGTGGGTGGTGTTTTTCTGAAGGGGTCTGTCCCTGTTTCTTAATTTACAAGCAGTATGCAGAGAACTATTCTTTTCACGTTAGGGATTAGACTCTTAAGAatgtaattaaagttaaaatccTCTTCTTAAAATACTGGCACTACTTTGGGATTTAGAAAGAAGAGCTTGTAGACAAGCTCAGATAGATTTTatctgaaaatgaatttactgtttcaaATAGATTTCCCATGTCTGGGGCATAGTATGTTTGAGTTATTTGTTAATATTGTACTTGGGAAATGTTACCTTTTTATTGGCTTCTCACTTGAAAGAATGTATTTTTAGTTTGAAACAgtcttaattttatataaatacattagaaataaattagaaaataaacagagTATTAGTAAATGAGGgcaaaaatgtatattttcatcAGATGTGTTCTTTCTTTCCTAAATATTTCTTGTTAACGGATTGAAATTTTTCCCTTTGCAGGAATTAGAGAAGAAATTCCAACAAACAGCAGCTTACCGAAACATGAAGGAGATTCTTACCAAGAAGAATGACCAGATCAAAGACCTGAGGAAACGTCTGGCGAAGTAAGCTGTGCCGACCCCGCCCCTTGGATTGTCCCCCTGCTGGGTTGATGTCTGTCCTTCATTAAGTCTAACCTCGTGTCTGGAGAGGTCAGGCCAGTGGGGActtgctttgtcactcagtccgGCAGCCTGTGTTTGGGGAAGACAAAGGGGCTCTGGCCAGGCCTCACTCGTCACACCCACTGGGGTTTCTTCTCAGGTTCAGCTGGACCTCTAGAGTCACTCAGGGCCACACTGGGCTGCTTTTGCCCTGGATTCTCTCGGCTGGATGTTGGACAGACACCTCAGCAAGCGCACGGGGCCGTGCCAGGCATTTCTGCTCAGCGGTGTCCTTGCTGCAGCCCAGGGTCTGTTCATACTGTGCTCCCACGTGACTCTTTCATTGTTtaattaattgctcagttgtgtctgactctttgtgaccctgtggactgtagcctgccaggctcctctgcccctggaattttccaggcaagaacactggagtgggttgctctttctttcttcaggggatcttcccaacccagggatcaaacctgagtctcttgcacctcctgcattggcaggtggattacttaccatctgagtcaccagagaagcccccacatgACAGTTCAGGTGCTACAAAATGAGATCCGTGTGTGGCTGCCAGAGCCAGCGTGCCTTAGAAGTCCATGCCCCACGCAGGAGCGGTGTCTCTGGTACAGTTAGGTGATGCTCTGGCAGGGATGTGTCCAAGAACTCACTGCACATGGGGAAGCCTAAGCCCTGGTTTCTGCCGTGGATGTATGGTTGGCCACAGTTCTTGTGGTCCAGATGGAGTCTTCTAATCAGGGTCATTTCTGCCATCAGTGGTTCTGCCTGGAAACTCAGCTGACATTTTACCTTTATCAGAGTTCCGGGGCACCAGAGCTGAGAAGTGAATCCCAGATCAGACTTCTCCTTAGAGAAGGGGGTTGGTTAACCTTGTACTCACAAGGCCACATCAGCTGTTTGTGTCCATCAGACCTTCGATTAGACAACAGTCTACTAAGCTGACACGGGTGTAGATGCCACATGTAGTAGAGACTTGGAGCCTGATGGTATGTCAGTGGTTATCTGGTCCATTCTCCAGCTGCAGAAGGAATCATCCTACTCACCCCCATCAAGCGTTGAAAGAATCTGACTTGTACCACAGCAGTGATTTTAGATGAAGGATGCAACGTTACTGGCTTAGTCACTGGAAGTGTTTCAGGTAAACTCATTTGGTACAACAGTTGACATTATGCTCTTAATTAAATACATATCTCTTTCCAGATATGAACCTGAAGATTAAAAACTGATGATTTCATCTGGAAGCTGCCACAATATGAAAGTACAAGCCCTTTCTCACCTCAGGCATGTATTTGAAGCAGTTTGTTAtattccctctgtttatttttctaagatttaGACTTTGCTTATGATATTTAGAGCTAGAGTGCCTATTTCAGTTACCTAATTGAGAAGAGAGAAAACCTCCTGACTGATTCTGGCTGGTCGTCCCAAACTCCTCTCTGCGAGTGCTCCAGATTCTTAGTTCAAATGCAGTGAGAATTCTTTATAGTAAAGAAAGACTTATTGTTTTGCATTCATATAAAGAGTAcaccttttcaataaatgttaaagctAGCTTTGTCTACAGTTGTGCATTCCctagaataaaaatatagaattattAAAGatagtttattataaataaaccttatttttaaaaatgaaatctaaattgttttctctatgtgatcatcaaaaaatatatataaatttgttgAAAATGTGAATGCCATCTATTATAGGCATCATTTTTACCAATTataatgaaagttaaaagtgaacaTGAGGATTTGATTAACTCTTCAGTCAGACATTTTTTGCAGCATACCTTATCATAAGTCTGTGTTACTGATGAAGAAGACAGAGGCATCCTTGTACTTCTACAGTTAATAAAGTATCTGGACTCAGAATAAATGTAATCTTATACTTCAGTTTACAGAATATTCTATGAAATTATGTGTTGAAtgagaacactttttaaaagatctcTATTCAACATAGAATCAGTTACTAGACTTGAGATTCAACTTTTGATTATATTTACTTAGGTACATCTATAGTAACTTCATTTTCAAGAGGTTTTGATTATATTTCCATTGGCCTGCTTTTTCTTGTTTATGTTTTGGGATAAATCATTAGAAATTAGGTATCTGTACTTGCATAATGCAACAATATACTATAAggataaacaaaaataacattcATAAAGCATTAATGCTTCAGAAGGAAAGTACTTACTTTTAACACATTATTTAGAAAGTAATCATTCCCACTTCCACAAGATTCTGTTCACCAGGAAGAGTTTACTGATTCGAGGAAAaggtttgttatttttattcaagCTTTTAATACTAGCCTtgaatttgttgtttttcttgtaggttttatattaaaatactgaAGGAGCAAATGACAAAGGGTAAGATAACGTCCCCCTGAAAGGACACAGAAGGCAGTCTCTAAAAGTTGGCTGAGTGAGGGGAGTGAGGGAGGAAGCCCGTCCTGAGCAGCCCCGCCTGCGTGGTCACTCCTCGCCTGGCCCTCGCTGTGCGGGCACGCCCTGGGGTCTGGGTCCTTTTAGAGCTTCCACTGAGTATTCCAGTCACACACCAcacttctctaggccagaattcaCTCTCTCTCCAAAAACTATGCCATTATTCAATGGGCCAGAATGCTCTATTAAATTCAGAAACAGACTCTTTTTTAAATGGCTTGGTATCTTTTAAAAACCATGTATTTTCTTCTTACCTTAGTTTGATGCATAGGGGAGAAAGTTATGTTGAAAAACCTATGTCACTAGGTAGAATTTCAgcttagtatttttttcttttttgatagcaCCTTTGAAATGTTCTGTATATCCAGCTCAATAATAAATCAAAAGTCTTTATGATACCATAAAACCTAACTATGCCCTGCATTAAGATAAACAAACGTGACATTCCTTGGCATAAATTAACAGGATGATTCTTCACCATATAAATACTTTTTGTGCCTGCTTGTGTCAGTGTTTGTGAGTAACTCATGTGCTTAGCAAAATGCAgtagtgaagtttttttttcttaacattttcctAGTCTTATCTCATTTAACTAAGACAGTCTTTTTAGTTGTTGTATTTTGCATTTGTAAGAAGGTCGCCTCAAGCCCTGATTGAACTTCCAGTGTACTAAGCTCTACAGACGGCACAGTGGCTGTCACAGTGCAACTTTAGTTTAGCTTAAATACTCAAGGCTCCTGCTAAATTATGACTCAGACCTTTatggacaaaaataaaatgtaaagggTTTTTGTTGCTGATTTCCTCTGCTCAGAATTTAAGTGTTCATTTTTTCCtcataatccattttgagtcatATTAGTGTTTAATGATCATTTGTTTATGGCTTATATAACTCATAAGGAAAATACTGCTCTACATTGAACTTGTTATCCTATGTGATAAAACCTTTGCTATTTGTTATTCCATTCTGATGAGTTGAAAAGAGTTTATAGAAATGTTTACTTATTTaatgttgaagtatagttgatttacagtgttgtgctaatttctgttaTACAGAAAGTGACTTAGCCACACACATGCGTAtacttttttatgttcttttccatttaatagtttatcccaggagactgcatacagttccctgtgctttacagtagagCCTTACTCACCCATTCTAAAGGCAATAGTTTGCGTCTGCTAACCCCAAGCTTCCAGccgtccctctccctccccacctccccccggcagtcacaagtctgttctctaagcctgtgagtgtttctgctttgtaagttcaTGTGTATCATTTCTTTAGATACCACGTATAAGTGAGACCATGTGATACttgtctctgacttacttcacttagtatgataatctccaggtccatccctgttgctgcgGATGGCAttgtcattctttttgatggctgggtgatacttcattgtacgTACGTACCACAGCTGCTTTCTCCACTCCTCCGTCagtgacatttaggttgcttcgctgtcttggctgttgtaaacagtgctgcagtgaaccttGGGGTGCTTGTATCCTTTCAGAACCATGGTTTTCTCCGGATATAcgtccagtagtgggattgatggatcttatggtggctttttttttcttcaaggaacctccatactgttctccacagtggctgtaccaattatattgccaccaacagtgtagaagggtttccttctctccaccccctctccagcgtttattgtttgtggactttttgatgatggccattctgaccggtgtgaggtgatacctcattttggttttgatttgcatttctctactaattaatgatgttgagcatcttttcatgtgcttcttggccatctgtgtgtcttctttggagaaatgtctgtatagGCCTTCTGCCTGCTcttttgattgggtggtttgttttttctttggcattGAGCCATGTGagatgtttgtaaattttggagattaatccctgttggtcacatcattagcaatattttctcccattctgagggctttgTGTTACAATTTTCTCCGTTTGTGGATGGATACttcggttgcttccatatctcagCTATTGttagtagtgctgctatgaacattggatgcatgtgtctttttgaattagtcttttcgttttttttctggatatataccctggagtggaattgttggatcattgggcagttctgtttttagctttttgaggaacctctctATTGTTTTCTGCAGTGGCCACACTAATTTACACTCTTACCACAATACGTTCTTGCCATGTGTTTTGGTACTTAGAAGTAACATCTTTAGACCTGCTGCCGAGTCCACTTAGATCATTATATATTCTAAACAAATAAGCCACCTTACTTTTAATCACCTTATTGAGGTAAACTTGACAGCAATAACATACATGCATTTTAAGATCCTGTTGGATGGATTTGGGTTGATGCAGTCACCTGTGTATGCACTACCACAGTTAAGATACAGACATTTTCATCACCTGCAAGTTCCTTCCTGCCCCTCTCCAGTTAGTCTTCTCCACCCTGGGCCCTGGGAAGCCACTGATGTGCTTTCTCTCATGATAGGttagatttgccttttcttagAATTTTCATATGATCTCACATAGTGCGTCCTCCTCTATgcctggcttcttttactcagcaaAACATATTTAAGATTATCCATGTTGGTGTctgtatcagtagttcattcctaTTATTGTTGAGTCATATTCCATCATAGGCTATCTCACAATTTTGTTTATCTACCCAACTAAACCTTAGAATACCTTAACCAGTATTTACTGCACTTCACTTGGGAGTTGAAGATTAGATACTCTCTTTACACAAATTCGAGATGCCTCCCTTCCCTGACCTCCAAATGGGGATTTGGGTAGTTGGTAGACATACAATACAAGTCCAAACATTAAGGTGTGGTTGGGGCTGAAG
This genomic stretch from Muntiacus reevesi chromosome 4, mMunRee1.1, whole genome shotgun sequence harbors:
- the LZTFL1 gene encoding leucine zipper transcription factor-like protein 1 isoform X2, giving the protein MAELGLNEHHQNEVINYMRFARSKRGLRLKTVDSCFEDLKESRLVEETFTVDEVSEVLNGLQSVVHSEVESELINTAHTNVLLLRQLFSQAEKWYLKLQTDISELENRELLEQVAEFEKAEFTSSNKKFIDSMKPKLAPLHEGGAAELLNKEIIRLQEENERLKSRLKTIESQATNALDEKSKLERALQDLQLEQGNQKDFIKAQDLSDLGNTVAALKSEFQKTLNDQTENQKSLEENLATAKHDLLRVQEQLSMAEKELEKKFQQTAAYRNMKEILTKKNDQIKDLRKRLAKFSWTSRVTQGHTGLLLPWILSAGCWTDTSASARGRARHFCSAVSLLQPRVCSYCAPT
- the LZTFL1 gene encoding leucine zipper transcription factor-like protein 1 isoform X3: MAELGLNEHHQNEVINYMRFARSKRGLRLKTVDSCFEDLKESRLVEETFTVDEVSEVLNGLQSVVHSEVESELINTAHTNVLLLRQLFSQAEKWYLKLQTDISELENRELLEQVAEFEKAEFTSSNKKVIFDSMKPKLAPLHEGGAAELLNKEIIRLQEENERLKSRLKTIESQATNALDEKSKLERALQDLQLEQGNQKDFIKAQDLSDLGNTVAALKSEFQKTLNDQTENQKSLEENLATAKHDLLRVQEQLSMAEKELEKKFQQTAAYRNMKEILTKKNDQIKDLRKRLAKYEPED
- the LZTFL1 gene encoding leucine zipper transcription factor-like protein 1 isoform X1, encoding MAELGLNEHHQNEVINYMRFARSKRGLRLKTVDSCFEDLKESRLVEETFTVDEVSEVLNGLQSVVHSEVESELINTAHTNVLLLRQLFSQAEKWYLKLQTDISELENRELLEQVAEFEKAEFTSSNKKVIFDSMKPKLAPLHEGGAAELLNKEIIRLQEENERLKSRLKTIESQATNALDEKSKLERALQDLQLEQGNQKDFIKAQDLSDLGNTVAALKSEFQKTLNDQTENQKSLEENLATAKHDLLRVQEQLSMAEKELEKKFQQTAAYRNMKEILTKKNDQIKDLRKRLAKFSWTSRVTQGHTGLLLPWILSAGCWTDTSASARGRARHFCSAVSLLQPRVCSYCAPT